One window of the Acidobacteriota bacterium genome contains the following:
- a CDS encoding toll/interleukin-1 receptor domain-containing protein: MTAFISYSWDSDEHRDWVLALATRLRSDGVETVLDQWHLVPGDQLPAFMEKAVRESDYVLIVCTPRYKERSERRVGGVGYEGDIITGEVLTTGNQRKFIPLLRLGEWGQSAPSWLAGKYHVDLRGHPYGEARYQDLITTLLGTRPQAPPTGPAVGRPTPSAARGGGVAAQSSSEPQTFEPIRIARVIVDKVGAPRNDGTRGSALYAVPFRFSRRPPSDWAQLFLEAWDRPPRFTSMHRPGIARIYGDKVVLGGTTVDEVERYHRETLILAAEEANKAYVELQTRRRAEEERERARADAHKKSVEGAAKRLKF, from the coding sequence GTGACAGCCTTCATCTCGTACTCCTGGGATAGCGATGAACACAGAGACTGGGTCCTTGCTCTGGCGACCCGCCTGCGGAGCGACGGAGTCGAGACCGTGCTGGATCAGTGGCACCTCGTGCCGGGCGACCAGCTGCCGGCATTTATGGAAAAGGCGGTTCGCGAATCAGATTACGTGTTGATCGTCTGCACGCCTCGCTACAAAGAGAGATCAGAACGCCGCGTCGGTGGCGTCGGATACGAGGGTGACATTATTACTGGCGAGGTGCTCACCACTGGGAACCAGCGAAAGTTCATACCGCTACTCAGACTTGGAGAGTGGGGCCAGTCCGCTCCAAGCTGGTTGGCCGGGAAGTACCACGTTGATCTCCGTGGGCACCCATACGGCGAAGCCCGCTACCAAGACCTGATAACAACTCTGCTCGGTACCCGCCCACAGGCACCTCCGACTGGGCCCGCCGTTGGCCGCCCGACGCCAAGCGCGGCGCGAGGAGGCGGAGTGGCCGCACAAAGTTCGTCTGAGCCGCAAACGTTCGAACCGATTCGAATAGCCAGAGTCATCGTTGATAAGGTTGGCGCGCCGCGCAACGACGGAACGCGCGGGAGTGCGCTGTATGCTGTCCCGTTTAGATTCTCTCGGCGACCGCCGTCGGACTGGGCGCAGCTCTTTCTTGAGGCGTGGGACCGCCCCCCGCGTTTCACGTCGATGCATCGGCCGGGCATCGCGCGAATCTACGGTGACAAGGTCGTTCTGGGCGGTACGACCGTCGACGAGGTCGAGAGGTACCACAGGGAGACGCTGATCCTTGCCGCCGAAGAGGCGAACAAGGCGTACGTGGAACTGCAAACACGGCGTCGCGCAGAGGAGGAGCGCGAGCGGGCACGTGCCGATGCACACAAGAAGAGCGTTGAAGGTGCCGCCAAGCGCCTCAAGTTCTAA